Proteins from a genomic interval of Centroberyx gerrardi isolate f3 chromosome 23, fCenGer3.hap1.cur.20231027, whole genome shotgun sequence:
- the six7 gene encoding SIX homeobox 7 has protein sequence MFPLPMFTPEQVARVCENLEETGDIERLGRFLWSLPAAVPGSAGEALNRQESVMRARALVAFHGGNFEALYQILQSHRFTRESHAKLQDLWLDAHYREAERLRGRPLGPVEKYRIRKKFPLPRTIWDGEQKTHCFKERTRSLLREWYLQDPYPNPSRKRHLAQATGLTPTQVGNWFKNRRQRDRAASAKNRLQQDPSLLTSESSPNGSLQERRHHPHLLPASPRHLGSPEASDCSSGTERRGTGASTPEISVSSDSEFEP, from the exons ATGTTCCCACTGCCGATGTTCACACCGGAGCAGGTCGCTCGGGTGTGCGAGAACCTGGAGGAGACCGGGGACATCGAGCGCCTCGGCCGGTTCCTCTGGTCCCTGCCCGCCGCCGTCCCTGGCTCTGCGGGGGAAGCGCTAAACCGACAAGAGTCTGTGATGCGAGCGAGAGCGCTGGTCGCCTTCCACGGTGGGAACTTTGAGGCTCTTTACCAGATCCTCCAGAGTCACCGTTTTACACGCGAGTCTCACGCCAAACTCCAGGACCTGTGGCTGGACGCGCACTACCGAGAGGCGGAGAGGCTCCGGGGGCGGCCGCTGGGGCCGGTGGAGAAGTACCGGATCCGCAAGAAGTTCCCCCTGCCCCGCACCATCTGGGACGGCGAGCAGAAGACGCACTGCTTTAAG GAAAGAACTCGCAGTTTGCTGAGAGAGTGGTACCTCCAAGACCCGTACCCCAACCCGTCCAGGAAACGGCACCTGGCCCAGGCCACGGgactcacacccacacaggtCGGCAACTGGTTCAAGAACCGGCGCCAGAGAGACCGGGCCGCATCGGCAAAGAACAG aCTGCAGCAGGATCCTTCCCTCCTGACTTCGGAGAGCTCCCCCAACGGTTCCCTTCAGGAGCGCCGCCACCACCCCCACTTGCTGCCTGCGTCCCCTCGCCACCTGGGCAGCCCCGAGGCCAGTGACTGTAGCAGCGGGACAGAGCGCAGAGGAACGGGGGCCTCCACCCCGGAGATCTCCGTCAGCAGCGACAGCGAGTTCGAGCCTTGA